The Engraulis encrasicolus isolate BLACKSEA-1 chromosome 22, IST_EnEncr_1.0, whole genome shotgun sequence genome includes a region encoding these proteins:
- the rplp2l gene encoding ribosomal protein, large P2, like, with amino-acid sequence MRYVAAYLLAALSGKDSPNAADIKKILESVGIEADDARLDKVVSELDGKSVEDVIAQGYGKLASVPSGGAVAVAASAGSGGGAAAPAAAEEEKKEEKEESEASDDDMGFGLFD; translated from the exons ATGCGTTACGTAGCTGCTTACCTGCTCGCTGCCCTCTCCGGCAAAGACAGCCCAAATGCTGCCGACATCAAGAAAATCCTTGAGAGCGTTGGCATTGAGGCCGATGACGCCCGTCTTGACAAG GTCGTCTCTGAGCTGGACGGCAAGAGCGTTGAGGATGTGATTGCCCAGG GCTACGGTAAGCTCGCCAGCGTGCCCTCCGGTGGAGCCGTGGCTGTGGCTGCCTCTGCTGGATCTGGAGGCGGTGCTGCTGCCCCTGCCGCAG ctgaggaggagaagaaggaagagaaggaggagtctGAGGCATCCGATGACGACATGGGATTCGGACTTTTCGATTAA
- the LOC134438308 gene encoding GTPase IMAP family member 4-like isoform X1 yields the protein MTWGTTVNNMEKILSFINTYLKLTLRILWPNTISNLELWQQVEQPVEAELLRPDLDEDVMRTSGSSCGQLDNITQDLDDWLPLKSHIAHAELGVILLGEEWTGKSSSGNTILGCDEFPVDKSTNQVTRKTTVLDSRPITMVDTPGWDPCSSSDVPHRILSRACGSVSHGGLEGPHVILLTLPICHDAEWNKKAAERLQRLFKRAMWQHTILLFTRAHLLGTTSIEQYLQGKGKVLQVLVEKCEHRYHALHNIGTRVPAEVTAILDTMERMVEENGGQSFCLEQEFVEEDFLEQQSREAMEMESVTWSREKEMELMRLLEQAKKDLCDLKGRRAKKNNQRRKKKQARALIKPAGTQDAQKEIQMDVDGCEKTEHMRLLEQSKKEVYNLKGRTAKKNNQRRKKKQACALIKPGGTQDTQDQIKTNVDGCLPVEIDILAHQQCKQPVRNTQAERRKG from the exons ATGACCTGGGGGACAACTGTCAACAACATGGAGAAAATCCTGTCCTTTATAAATACCTACCTCAAACTGACCTTAAGAATCCTCTGGCCAAACACCATCAGTAACCTGGAACTGTGGCAGCAAGTAGAACAGCCTGTTGAAGCAGAGCTTCTCAGACCTGACCTGGATGAAGACGTGATGAGGACGTCTGGCTCTTCATGTGGACAACTGGACAATATAACCCAGGACCTGGATGACTG GTTGCCTTTGAAAAGCCACATTGCCCATGCAGAATTGGGGGTCATTCTGCTCGGTGAGGAATGGACGGGAAAAAGCTCATCTGGAAACACCATCTTGGGATGTGATGAATTTCCTGTGGACAAAAGCACAAATCAAGTGACTCGCAAGACCACGGTGCTGGACAGCAGGCCCATCACAATGGTTGACACCCCTGGGTGGGACCCCTGTTCATCTTCAGATGTCCCCCATCGTATCCTAAGCAGAGCCTGTGGAAGTGTGTCACATGGGGGTCTGGAGGGACCTCATGTCATCTTGCTAACCCTGCCTATCTGCCATGATGCTGAGTGGAATAAGAAGGCGGCCGAGAGACTGCAGCGGTTGTTTAAGAGGGCAATGTGGCAGCACACCATCTTGCTCTTCACCAGGGCACACTTGCTTGGCACAACTAGCATCGAGCAGTATCTCCAAGGAAAAGGCAAGGTCTTGCAGGTCCTGGTGGAGAAGTGTGAGCACAGGTACCATGCCCTGCACAATATCGGTACCAGAGTGCCTGCAGAAGTGACGGCTATCCTGGACACGATGGAGAGGATGGTGGAGGAAAATGGTGGTCAGAGCTTTTGTTTGGAACAGGAGTTTGTCGAGGAGGATTTTTTGGAGCAGCAGTCAAGAGAAGCGATGGAGATGGAATCTGTGACGTGGAGcagggagaaggagatggagctCATGAGGCTTCTTGAACAGGCCAAGAAAGACCTTTGTGATCTGAAAGGGAGGAGAGCCAAGAAAAACAAccaaagaaggaaaaagaagcaAGCCCGTGCACTCATCAAACCTGCTGGTACACAGGACGCACAGAAAGAGATACAAATGGATGTTGACGGCTGTGAGAAGACGGAGCACATGAGGCTTCTTGAACAGTCCAAGAAAGAAGTTTATAATCTGAAAGGGAGGACGGCCAAGAAAAACAACCAAAGGAGGAAAAAGAAGCAAGCCTGCGCACTCATCAAACCTGGTGGTACACAGGACACACAAGACCAGATAAAAACGAATGTTGATGGCTGCTTACCTGTAGAAATTGACATACTAGCACATCAACAATGCAAACAACCAGTGCGTAACACTCAAGCTGAAAGAAGAAAAGGTTGA
- the fth1a gene encoding ferritin, heavy polypeptide 1a — translation MTSQVRQNFHQDCEAAINRQINLELYASYVYLSMAYYFDRDDQALHNFAKFFRNQSHEEREHAEKLMKQQNQRGGRIFLQDIRKPERDEWGSGVEALECALQLEKSVNQSLLDLHKVASERNDPHMCDFIETHYLDEQVKSIKELADWVTNLRRMGAPQNGMAEYLFDKHTLGKESS, via the exons ATGACCTCTCAGGTGAGACAGAACTTCCACCAGGACTGCGAGGCAGCCATCAACCGGCAGATCAACCTGGAGCTGTATGCCTCCTATGTGTACCTCTCCATG GCTTACTACTTTGACCGAGATGACCAGGCCTTGCACAACTTTGCCAAGTTTTTCCGCAACCAGTCTCACGAGGAGCGCGAGCACGCTGAGAAACTCATGAAGCAACAGAACCAGAGGGGAGGCAGGATCTTCCTCCAGGACATCAGG AAGCCAGAGCGGGACGAGTGGGGCAGTGGCGTAGAGGCTCTGGAGTGTGCCCTCCAGCTGGAGAAGAGCGTCAACCAGTCCCTACTCGACCTCCACAAGGTCGCCTCCGAACGCAACGACCCCCAC ATGTGCGACTTCATCGAGACGCACTACCTGGACGAGCAGGTTAAGTCCATCAAGGAGCTGGCCGACTGGGTGACCAACCTGCGCCGCATGGGCGCCCCGCAGAACGGCATGGCAGAGTACCTGTTCGACAAGCACACGCTGGGCAAAGAGAGCAGCTAA
- the LOC134438308 gene encoding uncharacterized protein LOC134438308 isoform X2 — protein sequence MKVSGDKLASALPLNDEENEESEIMQSIIVVPGGGKEEEEEEETLPPEKAESQNDILTVQTSVKCCLPDTGGGDGQLMHESDQSEDTNEGKLYLSEDGFMQAKEEVLNGQNGSGIANSVDKLHWHPNPTTLDYTKGRDDVLDHKKEQSSTKNSQEEQGIHHVTALSNCQRFSLSSSEGLFQADSHLMGYTDSSTLEDVSLPSAVKCTSSQLGVEFRDASKQEKPIDPSHVTSRCDTCAGKMPAVLKDMALSNSILVSTCPGETKQNGPTSTGSIEGNGSDHAKRPCKLTPVHQAQEDALAEYPPVLVVTKHLMEMEDRPNVYKPDGKYSVNGRRRDVYKKSAERRSSSAHRFVNFKGQKERSNDARHLRRAQSLERFDVFKSGYHIWSWRLFGH from the exons ATGAAAGTCTCAGGTGACAAATTGGCATCTGCATTGCCCCTGAATGATGAGGAGAATGAGGAGTCTGAGATCATGCAGAGTATCATAGTAGTTCCaggagggggaaaagaggaagaggaggaggaagagacctTGCCACCCGAGAAAGCAGAATCACAGAATGACATTCTAACAGTGCAGACTAGTGTCAAATGTTGTTTGCCAGACACTGGTGGAGGAGATGGTCAGCTGATGCATGAATCTGATCAGAGTGAAGACACTAATGAAGGGAAGTTATATTTGTCTGAAGACGGTTTCATGCAAGCAAAGGAAGAAGTGCTTAATGGGCAAAATGGATCAGGGATTGCAAACTCTGTTGATAAATTGCATTGGCATCCCAACCCCACTACCCTTGATTATACAAAAGGAAGAGATGATGTCCTTGACCACAAAAAAGAGCAAAGCTCAACAAAAAATAGTCAggaagaacaaggcatccaccaTGTGACTGCCTTAAGTAATTGCCAAAGGTTCAGTCTTTCGAGTTCCGAGGGCCTGTTTCAAGCGGATAGTCACTTGATGGGGTATACAGACAGCTCCACGTTAGAAGATGTCAGCCTTCCATCTGCTGTGAAATGTACCTCCAGTCAGCTAGGGGTGGAGTTCAGGGATGCCTCCAAACAGGAGAAGCCCATAGATCCCTCACATGTGACCTCAAGATGTGACACTTGTGCAGGGAAGATGCCAGCTGTGCTCAAAGATATGGCCCTAAGCAACAGCATCTTGGTGTCCACGTGCCCAGGAGAAACTAAACAAAATGGGCCTACTTCCACAGGCAGCATTGAAGGCAATGGCAGTGATCATGCGAAGCGTCCATGCAAACTTACTCCTGTCCATCAAGCTCAAGAAGATGCACTTGCAGAGTATCCACCAGTGCTGGTTGTAACCAAACACCTCATGGAAATGGAAGATAGGCCTAATGTATACAAACCTGATGGAAAATACTCTGTGAATGGAAGAAGACGTGATGTCTACAAGAAGTCTGCTGAACGCCGAAGCAGTAGCGCTCATAGATTTGTCAATTTCAAAG GACAAAAAGAGAGGAGCAATGATGCACGTCACCTGAGAAGAGCCCAAAGCCTTGAGCGATTTGATGTATTCAAGAGTGGGTATCATATATGGTCCTGGAGGCTTTTTGGTCATTAA